Proteins found in one Desulfurellaceae bacterium genomic segment:
- a CDS encoding ankyrin repeat domain-containing protein — MRTWWDKEFWESATPATVATLLKAGVDVTARDAEEATPLHLAAKYNTNAMVVGTLLKAGADVAARDVEEATPLHLAAWYNEPEVVTALVDAGAALTARS; from the coding sequence ATGAGAACTTGGTGGGATAAGGAGTTTTGGGAATCTGCTACACCGGCGACAGTGGCGACGCTGCTGAAAGCTGGGGTAGACGTGACGGCGCGTGATGCGGAAGAGGCGACGCCTCTGCATCTGGCGGCGAAGTACAACACGAATGCGATGGTGGTGGGGACGTTGCTGAAAGCCGGGGCGGACGTGGCGGCGCGTGATGTGGAGGAGGCGACGCCTCTGCATCTGGCGGCGTGGTACAATGAGCCGGAAGTGGTGACGGCCCTGGTCGACGCCGGAGCGGCTCTGACGGCACGCAGTA
- a CDS encoding carboxymuconolactone decarboxylase family protein — MSTRLSTPRVPPLEKENWDEQVQKIFQPMVGAGTVFNIFKTMAHHPDLFRRWLVFANHVLFKSTVPARERELVILRIGYLCQANYEWTQHVKIGLDAGMSKDEVRRIAQGPDAPEWSEQDRLLLKATDELHADAFVSDATWQGLGAYYNTQQLMDIVFAIGQYNLVSMALNTLGVQLDSELDTELSLENM; from the coding sequence ATGAGCACCCGACTCAGCACCCCCCGTGTCCCGCCGCTGGAAAAAGAGAACTGGGACGAACAAGTCCAAAAGATTTTTCAGCCTATGGTCGGAGCGGGCACGGTGTTTAACATCTTCAAGACCATGGCCCATCATCCGGACCTGTTCCGCCGCTGGCTGGTGTTTGCCAATCACGTGCTGTTCAAATCGACCGTCCCGGCCCGTGAGCGCGAGCTGGTGATCTTGCGCATCGGCTATCTGTGTCAGGCCAACTACGAGTGGACCCAGCACGTCAAAATCGGCCTTGACGCCGGGATGAGCAAAGACGAGGTACGCCGCATCGCCCAGGGCCCGGACGCGCCAGAGTGGAGCGAGCAGGACCGGCTGTTGCTGAAGGCTACCGACGAGTTGCACGCCGACGCCTTTGTCAGCGATGCGACCTGGCAGGGCTTGGGCGCGTATTACAACACCCAGCAGCTGATGGATATCGTGTTTGCCATCGGTCAGTACAATCTGGTCTCCATGGCCCTCAACACCCTGGGCGTGCAGCTTGACTCCGAGCTGGATACGGAGCTGAGTCTGGAGAATATGTAG
- a CDS encoding fumarylacetoacetate hydrolase family protein, with product MKLVTFTHAGSTRVGVLDNGAVADLSAAAPDLPREMCAFLEAGSPALDAARQAINNGAGRIALGEVKIETPILRPPKILAVGLNYKDHIAEAGMKTPEVPMIFNKQSTSVTGPTDPIHIPRASDQVDYECELAVVIGRFCRHVPKSRAAEVIAGYTIANDVSVRDWQLRVPTFTMGKSWDTHCPLGPCIVTADEIGDPHGLAIKTWVNGELRQDSNTRELLFDCFELVEHLSTAFTLEPGDVISTGTPSGVGFAMKPPQMLKPGDTVRIAIDKIGQLENPVILEPEGTPRI from the coding sequence ATGAAGCTCGTGACGTTCACCCACGCTGGATCGACCCGTGTCGGCGTCTTGGACAATGGGGCGGTGGCAGACCTGTCCGCAGCCGCACCCGACCTGCCGCGCGAAATGTGCGCCTTTCTTGAGGCCGGCAGTCCGGCCCTGGATGCGGCCCGACAGGCCATAAACAATGGCGCCGGCCGCATTGCCCTGGGCGAGGTGAAAATCGAAACGCCGATTCTGCGGCCGCCCAAGATTCTGGCCGTCGGCCTGAACTACAAGGATCACATCGCCGAGGCTGGCATGAAAACGCCCGAGGTGCCGATGATCTTCAACAAACAATCGACCTCGGTCACCGGCCCGACCGATCCGATCCATATTCCGCGCGCCTCGGATCAGGTTGACTATGAGTGTGAGCTGGCGGTCGTCATCGGTCGCTTTTGCCGCCACGTTCCCAAGAGCCGGGCAGCCGAGGTGATTGCCGGCTATACGATTGCCAACGATGTCAGCGTCCGCGACTGGCAGCTGCGGGTGCCGACATTTACGATGGGCAAGTCGTGGGACACCCACTGTCCGCTCGGACCGTGTATTGTCACCGCCGACGAGATCGGCGACCCGCACGGCCTGGCCATCAAGACCTGGGTCAACGGTGAGCTGCGTCAAGACTCCAATACGCGCGAGCTGTTGTTCGACTGCTTTGAGCTGGTCGAACATCTCTCGACGGCCTTTACTCTGGAGCCGGGCGACGTGATTTCGACCGGTACGCCGAGCGGGGTCGGTTTTGCCATGAAGCCGCCCCAGATGCTGAAACCGGGCGATACGGTCAGGATTGCCATCGACAAAATCGGCCAGCTTGAGAATCCGGTTATTCTTGAACCGGAAGGCACGCCGCGCATCTAA
- a CDS encoding DUF5615 family PIN-like protein, translated as MRVLLDESVPRQLRRFLRGHEARTVQEMGWSGKSNGELLALAGPVFDVFLAVDQNIEYQQNLRLADIPILVLDQETVRGMQLFAREVYPRLKEQASLAAL; from the coding sequence ATGAGAGTCTTGCTTGACGAGTCAGTGCCCAGACAGTTACGGCGATTCTTGCGCGGCCATGAGGCGCGGACTGTTCAAGAGATGGGCTGGAGTGGCAAAAGCAATGGTGAGCTTCTGGCCTTGGCCGGGCCTGTATTCGATGTCTTCCTGGCAGTCGATCAGAACATCGAGTACCAGCAGAACCTCAGACTGGCGGACATTCCGATCCTCGTACTCGACCAGGAAACCGTCAGAGGCATGCAGCTGTTTGCCCGCGAAGTCTACCCCCGGCTCAAGGAGCAGGCTTCTCTCGCCGCACTGTGA
- a CDS encoding DUF433 domain-containing protein translates to MTKVIHSSRDILGGTPVFEGTRVPVKTLFDHLEAGDALEVFLDDFPTVSREQAVLVLELAKEALVSKVDESLA, encoded by the coding sequence ATGACCAAGGTCATTCATAGCTCCCGGGATATTCTCGGTGGTACGCCGGTCTTCGAAGGGACTCGCGTGCCGGTCAAGACGCTGTTCGATCATCTGGAAGCAGGCGATGCACTTGAGGTGTTTCTGGACGATTTTCCGACGGTGAGCCGTGAACAGGCGGTACTTGTACTTGAGTTGGCCAAAGAAGCCTTGGTGAGCAAGGTTGATGAGAGTCTTGCTTGA
- a CDS encoding LLM class flavin-dependent oxidoreductase — MQAWHFSENAYHLLPDAKDYSSIRVTLPNRYYDPELGADLYHRFIDEWVIADELGLEVMVNEHHQTATNLNPAAPIIMGILARETKRARLLILGNPIANRREPVRVAEEMAMVDVYSRGRLEVGFVRGVPYEISAGNHPPTRMHERFWEAHDLILKAWTSHDGPFNWEGKFFHHRQVNIWPRPYQQPHPPVWITSISPATAKKASEHGHVAACFLTGFQGTKAIFDAYRERRAELGLAPPGLDRLAYAALVHTGETDEAGLAGARKLMWYVESNKVPPQFISPPGYHTTEASLGALRGASGIFKMFQNPSLESFMENGLVFAGNPDSVYQQIMKFSDYVGGFGHILLMGQTRKPSEACSCLPAKSTPGSRSRLLSPRCDSNDMREDMREVTDDQGHS, encoded by the coding sequence ATGCAGGCCTGGCACTTCAGCGAGAACGCCTACCACTTGTTGCCCGATGCCAAAGACTACAGCTCTATCCGGGTCACTCTTCCCAACCGCTACTACGACCCCGAACTCGGGGCCGACCTGTATCATCGCTTTATCGACGAGTGGGTCATTGCCGATGAGTTGGGGCTGGAGGTGATGGTCAACGAGCATCACCAGACCGCCACCAACCTGAATCCCGCGGCACCGATCATCATGGGCATTCTGGCCCGCGAAACCAAACGCGCCCGGCTGCTGATCCTGGGCAACCCGATTGCCAACCGGCGCGAGCCGGTTCGGGTGGCCGAGGAAATGGCCATGGTCGATGTCTACTCGCGGGGGCGTCTCGAAGTCGGCTTTGTGCGTGGCGTGCCGTACGAGATCTCGGCCGGCAACCATCCGCCGACCCGGATGCACGAGCGCTTCTGGGAGGCTCACGACCTGATCCTCAAAGCCTGGACCAGCCATGACGGGCCGTTCAACTGGGAGGGCAAGTTTTTCCACCACCGTCAGGTCAACATCTGGCCGCGCCCCTACCAACAGCCCCATCCGCCGGTCTGGATCACCTCCATCAGCCCTGCGACGGCCAAAAAGGCGAGTGAGCACGGTCATGTGGCGGCCTGCTTTTTAACCGGCTTTCAGGGCACCAAGGCGATTTTTGACGCCTACCGTGAGCGCCGGGCCGAGCTGGGCCTGGCCCCGCCCGGCCTCGACCGTCTGGCCTATGCGGCCCTGGTGCATACCGGCGAGACTGACGAGGCGGGCTTGGCCGGGGCGCGCAAACTCATGTGGTATGTGGAGTCCAACAAGGTGCCGCCTCAGTTCATCAGCCCGCCCGGCTATCACACCACCGAAGCCAGCCTGGGAGCGCTGCGCGGGGCGAGCGGTATCTTCAAAATGTTCCAGAATCCGAGCCTGGAGAGCTTCATGGAAAACGGGCTGGTTTTTGCCGGCAACCCCGACAGCGTGTATCAACAGATCATGAAGTTCTCCGACTATGTCGGCGGTTTCGGTCACATCCTGCTGATGGGCCAGACCAGGAAACCGTCAGAGGCATGCAGCTGTTTGCCCGCGAAGTCTACCCCCGGCTCAAGGAGCAGGCTTCTCTCGCCGCGCTGTGACAGCAATGATATGAGAGAGGATATGAGAGAGGTGACCGATGACCAAGGTCATTCATAG
- a CDS encoding alpha/beta hydrolase: protein MTQAETAGMTQRIIHGVPLTLLERGQGRPILVLHAESGFEPEGRFVSLLAEQGRVIAPCHPGFGHAADVDAIDTVDDLSYLYLDLLEALDLRGVTIVGCSLGGWVAAELAVKSTERVAQLALVAPTGIKIGGRETRDIPDIFALPPDEVARLQYHDPDRAAIDYSTLSDDELRVMIRNREATALYVWEPYFHNPKLRQRLHRIRIPSLLVWGASDRFLLPDYYGAAYREAIPGARLEIIERAGHWPHLEQPAALVEHIRRFLG from the coding sequence ATGACACAGGCTGAAACAGCCGGCATGACCCAACGGATTATCCACGGCGTACCGTTGACCCTCCTGGAGCGGGGCCAGGGCCGTCCCATTCTTGTCCTGCACGCTGAGTCGGGTTTTGAACCCGAGGGCCGCTTTGTGTCCCTGCTGGCCGAGCAGGGTCGGGTGATTGCGCCCTGTCATCCGGGCTTCGGCCATGCCGCAGACGTGGACGCCATCGATACGGTCGATGATCTGAGCTATCTGTACCTCGACCTGCTTGAAGCGCTTGACCTGCGCGGAGTGACCATTGTTGGTTGCTCGCTGGGGGGCTGGGTTGCTGCCGAGCTGGCCGTTAAAAGCACCGAGCGGGTAGCTCAGCTTGCCCTGGTTGCGCCGACCGGCATCAAGATCGGCGGCCGCGAGACGCGCGATATCCCGGATATTTTTGCCCTGCCGCCGGATGAGGTGGCGCGCTTGCAGTACCACGATCCGGACCGGGCAGCGATCGACTACAGCACGCTGTCCGACGATGAGCTACGGGTCATGATCCGTAACCGGGAGGCGACGGCGCTGTACGTCTGGGAGCCGTATTTCCACAATCCCAAGCTCCGTCAGCGCTTACACCGGATTCGCATTCCCAGCCTGCTGGTGTGGGGGGCGAGCGACCGCTTTTTGCTGCCCGATTACTACGGCGCGGCCTATCGCGAGGCGATTCCCGGGGCGCGCCTGGAAATCATCGAGCGGGCCGGCCACTGGCCCCACCTCGAACAGCCGGCCGCCCTGGTTGAACACATCCGCCGTTTTCTCGGCTGA
- a CDS encoding AAA family ATPase, which produces MRCARCGFDASDLWQVLPVVIARLQQEGRISYRALKRGLGCDDALLEDVRAELVFKRLAADEGGEGLVWIGQDRPEVDPPPPASEISAAHSRSDGPPPSPPVPAPDDADSPVAEETPASPAAAESDSTEAQASDPSQDAMTDTTAGAEQPQSPPVLLGRDVEVGLCELRREQSKEGFGQVVLVSGEAGIGKSQLVRWLSYAAQQDGARYLSFRCRSDRQLSALWPVVEHLRYRLEWWVAENRRERLETFLRAHDLTVDEMLAAFAGLLAVSLDTPGSRLVSPHLERQALYAGLSAWLLHEAQDAPVLICWEDLHWADPSTLELIGLLIEQTPQARMLNVCTFRPEFAAPWSDRSYLTPLSLDPLEGPDTEALVRRLANGAALSDELVQAISTTSAGVPLFAEALTRLVLDSDSGNGHSGRRAPLAELTLPTTLDQALAARLERLPQAQEVVQLGAVLGPAFSYDTLRTLLTTDETLLQEQCARLVRSGLLVQHGALPRAAYRFAHERIHQVAYAETPSSLRQKYHHHYAGFLAQRGSALAQAQPECVAQHYAEAEAGESAVAAWLQAGQQAYGRAAYCEAAEHLRHGLAALPKLPDATARDQSEFVLQAWLGRVLTAAQHLAVPEVERAYGRARELSSQLANDRSLSPLLFAVRQFYAQRAEYQIARELAQRQLSLAEQVGERALRLSAHAGLGAVCLWLGEYAVALEHFEQSIALYQANKHRSLALRYGANPKTTACSLAAWTVWYLGYPEQALSLDEQARSMAQEAASPLELTWAVLCSAWLHQQRGEWQLVHDPAARGLSLATEHGLSFPSAVASVLQGWALARQGQTEQGIEQIRQGLTRAQDSGNGWGRPYLLGLLADAYGLAGQTEQGLDVLVEALGIIRTTDERFCEPELYRLRGELLLARKRGPSSPRVPSSEAEDCLLLAIKIARRQSAKSWELRAALSLSRLWQRQGKTQQAQHILESVYGWFSEGLDTPDAQEARATLATLG; this is translated from the coding sequence ATGCGCTGCGCCCGGTGTGGGTTTGACGCCTCCGATCTGTGGCAGGTGCTTCCGGTCGTGATCGCTCGTCTCCAGCAGGAGGGGCGGATCAGCTATCGTGCGCTGAAACGTGGTCTGGGCTGCGACGATGCGTTACTGGAAGACGTGCGCGCCGAGCTTGTCTTCAAACGCCTGGCCGCAGACGAAGGCGGGGAGGGCCTGGTGTGGATCGGGCAGGACCGGCCTGAGGTTGATCCGCCTCCCCCCGCCTCAGAGATCTCTGCCGCCCACTCCCGCTCGGATGGCCCGCCGCCGTCCCCGCCCGTCCCGGCGCCGGATGACGCTGATAGCCCGGTGGCGGAAGAAACTCCAGCCAGCCCTGCGGCGGCTGAGTCCGACTCGACCGAAGCGCAGGCGTCCGACCCGTCCCAAGACGCCATGACAGACACGACAGCTGGGGCGGAACAGCCCCAGTCTCCGCCCGTCCTGCTTGGCCGCGATGTGGAAGTCGGACTGTGCGAGCTACGCCGGGAGCAGAGCAAAGAGGGCTTCGGTCAAGTCGTGCTGGTGAGTGGCGAGGCCGGGATCGGCAAATCCCAGCTGGTGCGCTGGCTGTCGTATGCCGCACAGCAGGACGGAGCGCGGTATCTCAGCTTCCGTTGCCGGTCCGACCGCCAGCTGTCTGCGCTGTGGCCGGTTGTCGAACATCTGCGGTATCGCCTGGAGTGGTGGGTGGCTGAAAATCGGCGCGAGCGGCTGGAGACCTTCCTGCGGGCGCACGATTTGACGGTAGATGAGATGCTGGCGGCCTTTGCCGGCCTGCTGGCCGTCTCGCTCGACACCCCCGGCTCCCGGCTGGTCTCTCCCCACCTGGAACGTCAGGCGCTGTACGCCGGGCTGAGCGCCTGGCTGCTTCACGAGGCCCAAGATGCGCCCGTCCTGATATGCTGGGAAGATCTGCACTGGGCCGACCCGTCTACCCTGGAGCTGATCGGCCTGCTGATTGAGCAGACGCCCCAGGCGCGGATGCTCAATGTGTGCACCTTTCGACCGGAGTTTGCCGCTCCCTGGTCGGACCGTTCGTATCTGACCCCGCTGTCACTCGATCCCTTGGAAGGTCCCGATACCGAAGCCCTGGTCAGGCGTCTGGCGAACGGAGCGGCCCTGTCTGACGAGCTGGTGCAGGCTATCAGCACGACGAGCGCGGGCGTTCCGCTGTTTGCCGAGGCGCTGACCAGACTCGTCCTTGACTCGGACTCGGGCAACGGCCACTCCGGCCGTCGGGCTCCGCTCGCCGAGTTGACGCTGCCGACGACGCTGGACCAAGCCCTGGCAGCCCGGTTGGAGCGACTGCCCCAGGCCCAGGAGGTCGTCCAACTGGGGGCCGTGCTGGGACCCGCCTTTTCGTATGACACCCTGCGGACCCTACTGACCACGGATGAAACGCTCCTCCAGGAGCAGTGCGCCCGGCTGGTCCGGTCCGGCCTGCTTGTCCAGCACGGAGCGCTTCCCCGGGCCGCCTATCGCTTTGCCCACGAGCGAATCCACCAAGTCGCCTACGCGGAGACGCCCTCCTCATTGCGCCAAAAATATCACCACCACTACGCCGGCTTCCTGGCTCAGCGCGGCTCAGCGCTTGCCCAGGCCCAGCCGGAGTGCGTGGCCCAGCACTATGCCGAGGCCGAGGCTGGCGAGTCGGCCGTCGCCGCTTGGCTCCAGGCCGGGCAACAGGCGTATGGCCGGGCAGCCTACTGTGAGGCGGCCGAGCACCTGCGCCACGGCCTGGCCGCACTGCCCAAGCTGCCCGATGCGACAGCCCGCGACCAGTCCGAGTTTGTGCTGCAAGCCTGGCTGGGCAGGGTGTTGACAGCCGCTCAGCACTTGGCCGTGCCCGAAGTTGAGCGGGCCTATGGGCGGGCACGCGAACTGTCCTCACAGCTGGCGAACGACCGTTCGCTGTCTCCTCTGTTGTTTGCCGTGCGGCAGTTTTACGCCCAACGGGCCGAGTACCAGATCGCCCGCGAGCTGGCCCAACGACAGCTCAGCCTGGCCGAACAGGTCGGAGAACGCGCGCTGCGTCTAAGCGCCCACGCCGGCCTTGGAGCGGTCTGCCTGTGGCTGGGCGAGTACGCGGTCGCGCTGGAGCATTTTGAGCAGTCGATTGCCCTGTATCAGGCCAACAAACATCGCAGCCTGGCGCTTCGGTACGGCGCCAACCCGAAGACAACGGCCTGTTCTTTGGCGGCCTGGACCGTGTGGTATCTGGGCTACCCCGAACAGGCGCTGAGCCTGGACGAACAGGCCCGGAGTATGGCCCAAGAGGCGGCCTCGCCGCTCGAGCTGACCTGGGCGGTCCTGTGCTCTGCCTGGCTCCATCAGCAGCGCGGTGAGTGGCAGCTGGTCCACGACCCGGCGGCCCGGGGGCTGAGTCTCGCTACCGAACACGGCCTGTCTTTCCCATCTGCCGTGGCCAGCGTACTCCAGGGCTGGGCGCTGGCCAGGCAGGGACAGACGGAACAGGGCATAGAGCAAATCCGTCAGGGTTTGACCCGTGCCCAGGACAGTGGGAACGGCTGGGGTAGACCCTATCTGCTCGGTCTGCTGGCGGACGCCTACGGCTTGGCCGGTCAGACCGAGCAGGGCCTGGATGTGCTGGTCGAGGCGCTGGGCATTATTCGCACGACGGACGAACGCTTCTGTGAACCCGAGCTGTACCGGCTGCGGGGCGAACTGCTGCTCGCCCGCAAGCGCGGGCCATCCAGCCCCCGGGTGCCCTCTTCGGAGGCCGAGGATTGTCTGCTGCTGGCTATCAAAATTGCCCGCCGTCAGAGCGCAAAGTCCTGGGAGTTGCGGGCTGCCCTCAGCCTGAGTCGCCTGTGGCAGCGGCAGGGCAAGACCCAGCAGGCACAACACATTCTGGAGTCGGTGTACGGCTGGTTCAGCGAAGGGCTTGATACACCGGACGCCCAAGAGGCGAGGGCGACCCTGGCGACCCTGGGCTGA
- a CDS encoding DUF924 family protein: MRPCWPRLRPTGRRFSHPGSASPRNSRFPHRNVILGRQSTPDEQAFLDSGSGSFGQAPAAGADRAGSGSSNPT; this comes from the coding sequence GTGAGACCCTGCTGGCCCAGGCTCCGCCCGACTGGCAGGCGTTTCTCACATCCTGGCTCGGCTTCGCCCAGAAACAGCCGCTTTCCACACCGCAATGTCATTCTCGGGCGTCAGTCCACCCCGGACGAACAGGCGTTTCTGGATTCGGGCAGCGGCTCGTTCGGCCAGGCGCCGGCGGCCGGGGCAGACAGAGCCGGTTCCGGCTCATCGAATCCGACCTAA
- a CDS encoding aldo/keto reductase, with protein METRPLGSSGLQASVVGLGCNNFGMRIQLDECRAVIDAALDAGINFFDTADLYGFGVSEEMMGQVLGSRRKDIVLATKFGGVAKVRKTGEAWGSREYIMARVEDSLKRLRTDWIDLYQMHYPDETTPVEETLATLDELVRQGKVRAIGHSNYTGTMINAAESTAQDRSFARFDTAQNEWSLLKREVEDDAIPACDAHQLGQLPYFPLANGLLTGKYRRGQGFDPDTRLGAMERFQSWATDENFSKLEALQTFAEERSHSLLELAFSWLAAQPCVASVIAGATKPAQVQANAVAAEWKLSAEDLKNIDAIVPQA; from the coding sequence ATGGAAACACGTCCGCTGGGCTCATCGGGCCTGCAGGCCAGCGTGGTCGGGCTGGGCTGCAACAATTTTGGCATGCGCATTCAACTCGACGAATGCCGGGCCGTCATTGACGCGGCGCTCGACGCCGGGATCAATTTTTTTGACACGGCCGACCTGTACGGGTTTGGCGTGTCCGAGGAGATGATGGGCCAGGTGCTGGGCAGCCGCCGTAAAGACATCGTCCTGGCCACAAAATTCGGCGGCGTGGCCAAGGTCAGAAAAACCGGTGAAGCCTGGGGCTCGCGTGAGTACATCATGGCTCGGGTTGAGGACAGCCTGAAGCGTTTGCGGACCGACTGGATTGACCTGTATCAGATGCACTACCCGGACGAGACGACCCCGGTTGAGGAAACCCTGGCGACCCTGGACGAACTGGTCCGGCAGGGCAAGGTTCGGGCCATCGGTCATTCCAACTACACCGGGACGATGATTAATGCAGCCGAGAGCACGGCCCAGGATCGGAGCTTTGCCCGCTTTGACACCGCCCAGAACGAGTGGAGCCTGCTCAAACGCGAGGTCGAAGACGACGCCATCCCGGCCTGTGACGCCCATCAGCTCGGCCAGCTGCCCTACTTTCCCCTGGCCAACGGCCTGCTGACCGGCAAATATCGACGCGGCCAGGGTTTCGACCCCGATACCCGTCTGGGCGCGATGGAGCGCTTCCAGAGCTGGGCCACAGACGAAAACTTCAGCAAGCTTGAGGCGCTCCAAACCTTTGCCGAGGAACGCAGTCACAGCCTGCTGGAGCTGGCCTTCTCGTGGCTGGCCGCCCAGCCGTGCGTCGCCTCGGTCATTGCCGGGGCGACCAAGCCGGCCCAGGTGCAGGCCAACGCCGTGGCTGCGGAGTGGAAGCTGTCGGCCGAGGATCTCAAGAACATCGACGCCATCGTCCCCCAGGCTTGA
- a CDS encoding aldo/keto reductase, which translates to MEYRPLGGSGVKVSHFCLGAMMFGTMGNTDHDECVRITHTALEAGINFIDTSDAYSSGESERILAKALKGRRDEVVLATKCFFPIERVGQFSRPATNVNLGGGSRRWIVRAVENSLQRLETDYIDVYQLHRRDWDTDLEESLAAMTDLQRAGKIRTIGTSATPAEWIVEAQRLAERRNLARVRSEQCIYSLLSRGSEVGVFPTCQRHGVGTMTYAPLAGGWLTGKYRRDEPLPANSRATGRLGRMGVWNAERPEVQRKYDVVEQLSALADEAGYSLTHMALAFAAEHPAVSAIIIGPKTLAQLEDNLAASALRLPTEVLDRIDAIVPPGTRIDPKESMIPIPWLEDPGQRRRPR; encoded by the coding sequence ATGGAATATCGTCCCCTCGGCGGCAGCGGCGTAAAAGTCAGCCATTTCTGCCTCGGCGCCATGATGTTCGGCACGATGGGCAATACCGATCACGACGAGTGCGTGCGGATCACCCATACCGCGCTTGAGGCCGGGATCAACTTCATCGACACCTCCGATGCCTATTCGAGCGGCGAGTCGGAACGCATTCTGGCCAAGGCGCTCAAGGGCCGACGGGACGAGGTGGTGTTGGCCACCAAGTGCTTCTTTCCCATCGAACGAGTGGGTCAGTTTTCCAGACCGGCCACCAACGTCAATCTTGGCGGCGGGTCGCGGCGCTGGATCGTGCGGGCGGTTGAGAACAGCCTGCAACGGCTGGAGACCGACTATATCGACGTCTACCAACTCCACCGACGCGACTGGGACACCGATCTGGAAGAATCGCTGGCGGCCATGACCGACCTCCAGCGAGCCGGCAAGATTCGGACCATCGGCACCTCGGCCACGCCGGCAGAGTGGATTGTCGAGGCCCAGCGGCTGGCCGAGCGGCGCAATCTGGCCCGAGTGCGCAGCGAACAGTGTATCTACTCCCTGCTCAGCCGGGGTAGCGAAGTCGGCGTCTTCCCCACCTGCCAGCGACACGGCGTCGGCACGATGACCTACGCCCCGCTGGCCGGCGGCTGGCTGACCGGCAAATACAGGCGCGACGAACCGCTGCCGGCCAACAGTCGGGCGACCGGCCGCCTGGGACGGATGGGGGTGTGGAATGCAGAACGGCCGGAGGTGCAGCGCAAGTACGATGTAGTCGAGCAGCTGTCCGCCCTGGCCGACGAGGCCGGCTACTCGCTGACCCATATGGCTCTGGCCTTTGCCGCCGAACACCCGGCCGTCAGCGCCATCATCATCGGTCCCAAGACCCTGGCCCAACTCGAGGATAATCTGGCCGCCTCAGCGCTGCGCCTGCCCACCGAGGTGCTCGACCGTATCGACGCCATCGTTCCGCCCGGCACCAGGATTGATCCCAAGGAATCGATGATCCCCATCCCCTGGCTTGAGGACCCCGGGCAACGGCGGCGGCCCAGATAA
- a CDS encoding universal stress protein, with translation MLHVVPTPNYPPVMLGEGGFSPANYEGSLRDDAEQQAEAMVGRAEKPGVVVQTTVVVGSPFHDICKIAAQSKSDLIVVGSHGRTGLSQVLLGSVAERVVRHAPCPILVVSKTAQA, from the coding sequence CTGCTGCACGTCGTTCCCACGCCGAACTACCCGCCGGTGATGCTGGGCGAGGGGGGATTCAGTCCGGCCAACTACGAGGGCAGCCTGCGGGATGACGCCGAGCAACAGGCTGAGGCAATGGTCGGCCGGGCTGAGAAGCCGGGGGTGGTGGTCCAGACTACGGTCGTGGTTGGCTCCCCGTTTCACGATATCTGTAAAATCGCCGCACAGTCCAAGAGCGACCTGATTGTCGTGGGCTCGCACGGCCGGACGGGCTTGAGCCAGGTGCTGCTCGGCAGTGTGGCCGAGCGGGTGGTCCGCCACGCGCCGTGCCCGATCCTGGTGGTGAGCAAAACCGCCCAGGCGTAG
- a CDS encoding universal stress protein has product MDIHTILVPTDFSEYSDRAFAWALEMAER; this is encoded by the coding sequence ATGGACATCCACACTATTCTGGTTCCGACCGATTTCTCTGAGTACTCGGACCGGGCCTTTGCCTGGGCGCTTGAGATGGCCGAGAGGTGA